Proteins from a single region of Rhea pennata isolate bPtePen1 chromosome 4, bPtePen1.pri, whole genome shotgun sequence:
- the DRD5 gene encoding D(1B) dopamine receptor, with amino-acid sequence MPRGGPGPSLPPAAAGPRGGARGPAGAPGAAQVAAGSLLALLILWTLFGNVLVCAAIVRYRHLRTKVTNIFIVSLAVSDLLVALLVMPWKAVAEVAGYWPFGAFCNIWVAFDIMCSTASILNLCVISVDRYWAISSPFRYERKMTQRLALVMISVAWALSVLISFIPVQLNWHKGGDVAAAGDIGHGSDWAALGAVTTWAEDMSTTWVALAAMKPSDGTLGNNDTLAGPLESCDSSLNRTYAISSSLISFYIPVAIMIVTYTRIYRIAQVQIRRISSLERAAEHAQSCRSNHIDCHHHSSLKSSIRKETKVLKTLSVIMGVFVCCWLPFFILNCMVPFCESPPSDPHAGLPCVSETTFNIFVWFGWANSSLNPIIYAFNADFRKVFSKLLGCSQYCSSTPVETVNISNELISYNQDTLFHKEIVTAYVNMIPNVVDCEENRENLFDRISQISPGHEIATDSVCELDYEGEISLGKITPFTSNGLH; translated from the coding sequence atgccgcggggcggccccggccccagcctgccgccggcggcggcggggccccgcggcggggcgcggggcccggcgggcgcccccggggcggcgcAGGTGGCGGCGGGCAgcctgctggccctgctcaTCCTCTGGACGCTCTTCGGCAACGTGCTGGTGTGCGCGGCCATCGTCCGCTACCGGCACCTGAGGACCAAGGTCACCAACATCTTCATCGTGTCCCTGGCTGTCTCGGACCTGCTGGTGGCTCTGCTAGTGATGCCCTGGAAAGCAGTGGCTGAAGTGGCCGGGTACTGGCCCTTCGGGGCTTTCTGCAACATCTGGGTGGCCTTTGATATCATGTGCTCCACAGCCTCCATCCTGAACCTCTGCGTGATTAGTGTGGACAGGTACTGGGCTATTTCTAGCCCTTTCCGGTATGAGAGGAAGATGACCCAAAGGTTGGCTCTGGTGATGATCAGCGTGGCGTGGGCTTTGTCTGTGCTCATCTCCTTTATCCCCGTCCAGCTCAACTGGCACAAAGGTGGGgatgttgctgctgctggggatATTGGACACGGATCCGACTGGGCAGCACTGGGTGCTGTCACCACCTGGGCAGAAGACATGAGCACCACATGGGTGGCATTAGCGGCCATGAAACCCTCTGATGGGACCTTGGGCAACAATGACACCCTTGCTGGACCATTAGAGAGCTGTGACTCCAGCCTCAATAGGACTTATGCTATTTCCTCCTCCCTCATCAGTTTTTATATCCCAGTGGCTATCATGATAGTTACCTATACTCGGATCTACCGCATTGCCCAGGTGCAGATTCGTCGCATCTCATCCCTGGAGAGGGCAGCTGAGCACGCACAGAGCTGCCGGAGCAACCACATTGACTGCCATCATCACTCCAGCCTCAAGTCCTCCATCAGGAAAGAGACCAAGGTGTTGAAGACTCTTTCTGTCATCATGGGAGTCTTTGTCTGCTGCTGGTTGCCATTCTTTATCTTGAACTGCATGGTTCCCTTCTGCGAGAGTCCCCCCAGCGACCCCCATGCTGGCCTTCCCTGTGTCAGTGAGACCACCTTTAATATCTTCGTCTGGTTTGGGTGGGCCAACTCCTCTCTCAACCCCATCATCTATGCCTTCAATGCTGACTTTAGGAAGGTCTTCTCCAAGCTCCTGGGATGCAGCCAGTATTGCTCTAGTACTCCAGTGGAGACTGTTAACATAAGCAATGAGCTTATTTCTTACAACCAGGACACCCTTTTCCATAAGGAGATAGTGACTGCTTATGTCAACATGATCCCAAATGTGGTTGATTGTGAGGAAAATCGTGAGAACCTTTTTGATAGGATATCCCAGATCTCCCCTGGCCATGAAATTGCCACCGACTCTGTGTGTGAGCTGGACTATGAGGGTGAGATTTCACTAGGCAAAATAACACCTTTCACTTCAAATGGTTTACATTAA